The DNA window TCGTTTTTCTTTTCTTCGTCGCACGTGTTGTGTGTTTGAAGAGTGGGGAAACGCGTGTTTTTTTTGTGGCATCTGAACGCAGGTGCCAGAGAGTGAGGGTATACTGTGAACGTACTAGCCGCCGGACATCTGTCAGGAGGCTTTTACGGGATGCAGCAGCAGAATTATGCCTTGAAACGGTATCCTACCCCCCGGATCGTCTCAATCCAAGAAGCATATGGTTCGATTTTTTGGCGAAGTCGTCTGACGTGGGTATCCACTGTCCGTGAATATCCTTCAAAATGGGTGTCCCACACCGTATCCAGCAAATTGTCTCTGGTCTGAACTTTTCCCGCACCGGCAATCAGCACTGTCAGCAGTTTGAACTCCGTGGCCGTCAATGGTGTTTCTTGACCGTCAATCTTTATCTGATGGGCTTCGAAATCGATTTTGAGTCCTTCCCGCTCCCAGAGTTTCGGTGCATTTGGTTCCGGTGCGCCTGCGCGGCGAAGAATCGCCTTGATCCGTAAGATAAGTTCTCGCGGTGAAAACGGTTTGACAACATAGTCATCGGCACCCAGTTCGAGACCGACGATCTTGTCAACTTCATCCCCCTTGGCCGTCAGCATAATGACCGGGATGCGGGCCAGGCCAGGGTCACCTTTAAGATGACGGCACACTTCCAATCCATCTGTGCCCGGCATCATCAGGTCCAACAGGATCAGATCCGGTTTGAAAGCATCAGCAAGTTCCAGTCCCAGTTGCCCGTCCTCCGCCGCTGCAACAGAAAATCCCGCTGCCGACAGATTGTATTTGAGCAGTTCCCGCGTGTCTCTGTGATCTTCAACGACCAATATTTTCTGTGCTGACACTCTTGGCTCCTTTGACTGTCATTCGGGTGATATATACCCTAAGCCATTCCGTGAGAGTGTGACATCTGTGCGACAATTTGGCAAATTATTCGCCTTTCTGTTGTGCTTTCTGCCCGTAGTCCACTCTCAAAACTATGCCACTTTCTTGCGAATTCACGCATGATCAAGTCCATCAAAAGTGTTTTATCAGCCATGTCCATAAAGCACTTTCTCCATCCTGCCGATACAGTCTGTAACACCTTTGCAATGACACAGATATCAGGGAGCACCTCGCGATGTATTATCATGGATTTGACAAAAAATTTCCTTCTGGCAACAAGTATTGGACTCTGTATGACGACCAGCTGATCGGTATGCTCTTCTCGAAAATAGTCAACAAGACAGTGAGTGTTGAAACCACTTCCGCCGATACCGAAGAAATCGCCGATGAAATGGTCCAAAATCTCTTCGACCTCTGTTTCTACATCAACAAGGACTTCCACAACTGCTAGCCCTCCCGGGGATCACCTTCAGCGAGACCAGCCCTACCGGGGGTCACCTTCGGTGGGACCAGGACGCTGTCCTGGACCTGCCAAAGAACCCTTTGAAAAGGGTTCTCTGGACTCTCCTAAACTTTTTGGGTCGCTTCGCGAGGGCTGTCGGTAGCATTTCTTTGTGCCGCATATGGGAGTACGTTGTAAAAAATTGTATTTTTTACAGACTTTATTCAGAGAGCGTGAAACATGTTTTTTTGTACAACTCTCTTTTTCCGTTAGTTCTCTTTTTTTTCATTAGTTCTATTTCTTCAATCCCACTCAATGGATGTCGTGGGATCTCGCCGAAGGCGCGCTAAAAAGTTCTGGAGGGGAGTCCAGAGGGGAACCTCTTCCAAGAGGTTCCCCTCTGGCCGTCGGAGACATTTCCAGCCCTCCCGGGGGGCGCTTTCAGCGAGACCAGGACGCTGTCCTGGACCTGCCAGAGAACCCTTTGAAAAGGGTTCTCTGGACTCTCCTAAACTTTTTGGGTCGCTTCGCGAGGGCTGTCGGTAGTATTTCTTTGTGCCGCATATGGGAGTACGTTGTAAAAGATTGTATTTTTTACAGACTTTATTCAGAG is part of the Pseudodesulfovibrio sp. JC047 genome and encodes:
- a CDS encoding response regulator transcription factor: MSAQKILVVEDHRDTRELLKYNLSAAGFSVAAAEDGQLGLELADAFKPDLILLDLMMPGTDGLEVCRHLKGDPGLARIPVIMLTAKGDEVDKIVGLELGADDYVVKPFSPRELILRIKAILRRAGAPEPNAPKLWEREGLKIDFEAHQIKIDGQETPLTATEFKLLTVLIAGAGKVQTRDNLLDTVWDTHFEGYSRTVDTHVRRLRQKIEPYASWIETIRGVGYRFKA